In candidate division WOR-3 bacterium, the following are encoded in one genomic region:
- a CDS encoding nucleotidyl transferase AbiEii/AbiGii toxin family protein, with protein sequence MQELIQQERFEIELLDRLNSLRLLPSLIFTGGTMLRLCYGLERFSVDLDFWVLRRQPYARLFDRLRDYLGQFYTLTDAQNKFHTLLFEIRSPAYPRRLKIEIRKQPKRVGTELAIAYSRFATTQVLVRVPRLPELMDAKITAFLERHEIRDVYDIEFLLRRGVPLPDASATLNRLLRGIEQLPARDYRVKLGSLLPQDLRQYYNRENFKTLRQAIVAKLQAG encoded by the coding sequence ATGCAGGAGCTGATCCAGCAGGAAAGGTTTGAAATTGAACTCCTGGACCGGCTCAACAGCCTACGCCTGCTTCCGTCCCTCATCTTCACCGGCGGCACGATGCTCCGTCTCTGCTACGGACTGGAGCGCTTCTCAGTGGACCTGGACTTCTGGGTGCTCAGGCGCCAGCCCTATGCCCGCCTGTTTGACCGCCTGCGGGATTATCTGGGACAGTTCTACACCCTGACCGATGCCCAGAACAAATTCCACACCCTCCTTTTCGAAATCAGGTCGCCCGCATATCCGCGCCGGCTCAAGATTGAAATCCGCAAACAGCCGAAAAGGGTTGGCACCGAGCTGGCAATCGCCTACAGCCGCTTTGCCACCACGCAGGTCCTGGTCCGGGTGCCCCGGCTGCCGGAACTGATGGACGCCAAAATTACCGCATTTCTGGAACGGCATGAAATCCGGGATGTTTATGACATTGAGTTTCTGCTCCGGCGCGGTGTGCCCCTGCCGGATGCGTCCGCAACCCTGAACCGCCTCCTCCGGGGTATTGAACAACTGCCCGCACGCGACTACCGGGTCAAACTCGGCTCACTTCTACCTCAGGACCTCCGTCAATACTACAACCGGGAAAACTTCAAAACCCTCCGTCAGGCGATTGTGGCAAAGCTTCAGGCCGGTTAA
- a CDS encoding type IV toxin-antitoxin system AbiEi family antitoxin domain-containing protein: protein MPEAPEPLLVRLSRQPFFTIEDLRQLTGVNPASARVLATRYCRQGIFLRLKRGIYTLSHNWERLSTEERFRIANFLQVPSYISFQTALSFYQLTTQLQRDWFESAVRKRTARYEIRGVSFVYYRLAPGYFSGFVRQNGIFIATPEKALLDALYLHSLGRYRLDLSALETGRINWQLLHRLSRNYPLKTRQLINRLCRS, encoded by the coding sequence ATGCCTGAAGCACCAGAACCCCTCCTTGTCCGGCTCAGCCGTCAGCCCTTCTTCACGATTGAGGACCTGCGTCAGCTTACCGGAGTCAACCCCGCATCGGCCCGGGTCCTTGCCACCCGCTACTGCCGGCAGGGGATATTCCTGCGTCTGAAACGGGGTATCTACACCCTGAGTCATAACTGGGAACGGCTCTCCACCGAAGAACGGTTCCGGATTGCCAATTTCCTCCAGGTTCCCTCCTACATATCATTCCAGACCGCGCTCAGCTTCTATCAGCTCACCACTCAACTCCAGCGCGACTGGTTTGAAAGTGCGGTCCGGAAAAGAACCGCCCGGTATGAAATCCGGGGCGTCAGCTTTGTCTACTACCGCCTGGCACCCGGCTACTTCTCCGGATTTGTCCGGCAGAACGGCATCTTCATCGCCACCCCGGAAAAGGCGCTCCTTGATGCCCTCTACCTCCATTCCCTCGGCAGATACCGGCTTGACCTCAGCGCCCTGGAAACCGGAAGGATCAACTGGCAGTTGCTGCACCGCCTCAGCCGGAACTATCCGCTCAAAACCCGTCAGCTCATCAACCGCCTATGCAGGAGCTGA
- a CDS encoding exopolysaccharide biosynthesis polyprenyl glycosylphosphotransferase encodes MNSSGKAAPESTPNSAVVVALELLFLLLIIATLRLVFSPSSTGATTVVMVWILLTLASYLVGEFESATRINYGLTTRTQAAFALTFVAYGIVHHLWSWCEELTIAFWLAFWTYLTFIAPLVGILIRRLFPQPVLLVTDFNQDKRELLRWWGLDCAETIPIDALPEWLHENAEPVGRVSRFQLIVVDTTDLRTEQLVSTLAPRYFIDFIGIRAFRMSAYLLGPHPRLLGPFAHEGIARRLKRLIDIFISATALLVLAPLMLLIALLIKLTSPGPVFYRHRRLGRNMRPFAVLKFRTMFVDADRRLEQILASDPEKRAEFEKTFKLKNDPRVTSIGRILRRTSLDELPQLLNVLAGEMSLVGPRPIVEKEIQYYQDYSLLLFRVPPGLTGLWQVSGRTDTTYEERVKLDTRYVREWTLWGDLLIILRTIPAVLARKGAY; translated from the coding sequence ATGAATTCCAGCGGGAAAGCCGCACCCGAATCGACGCCGAACAGCGCGGTGGTTGTTGCCCTGGAACTGCTGTTTCTCCTGCTCATTATCGCCACCCTGCGCCTGGTCTTCTCGCCGAGCTCCACCGGCGCCACCACCGTGGTCATGGTCTGGATTCTGCTCACCCTTGCCTCCTATCTGGTCGGCGAGTTTGAATCTGCCACCCGGATCAACTACGGTCTGACCACCCGCACTCAGGCGGCATTCGCCCTTACCTTCGTTGCCTACGGTATCGTCCACCACCTCTGGTCCTGGTGCGAAGAGCTTACCATCGCCTTCTGGCTCGCCTTCTGGACCTACCTCACCTTCATTGCCCCGCTTGTTGGGATTCTGATCCGCCGGCTGTTTCCCCAGCCGGTTCTGCTCGTCACCGACTTCAACCAGGACAAAAGGGAACTCCTCCGCTGGTGGGGTCTGGACTGTGCCGAAACCATCCCGATTGACGCCCTGCCGGAATGGCTCCACGAGAACGCCGAACCGGTGGGCAGGGTCAGCCGCTTTCAGCTGATCGTGGTTGACACCACCGACCTGCGCACCGAACAGCTGGTTTCCACCCTTGCCCCCCGCTACTTCATCGACTTCATCGGCATCCGTGCCTTCCGGATGTCCGCCTACCTGCTCGGACCCCATCCCCGTCTGCTCGGACCTTTTGCCCACGAAGGCATCGCCCGGCGGCTCAAACGCCTGATCGACATCTTCATCTCCGCAACCGCCCTGCTGGTGCTTGCCCCGCTCATGCTCCTCATCGCCCTGCTGATCAAGCTCACCAGTCCGGGTCCGGTCTTCTACCGCCATCGCCGGCTCGGCAGAAACATGCGCCCGTTTGCAGTCCTCAAATTCCGCACCATGTTTGTTGATGCCGACCGCCGGCTCGAACAGATCCTCGCCAGCGATCCGGAGAAACGGGCAGAATTTGAAAAGACCTTCAAACTCAAAAACGACCCCCGGGTCACCTCAATCGGCAGAATTCTGCGCCGCACCTCGCTCGATGAACTGCCCCAGCTCCTCAATGTCCTTGCCGGCGAGATGTCGCTCGTCGGGCCCAGGCCGATCGTGGAAAAGGAGATCCAGTACTATCAGGACTACTCCCTGCTCCTCTTCCGCGTCCCGCCGGGCCTGACCGGTCTCTGGCAGGTCTCGGGCAGAACCGACACCACCTACGAAGAACGGGTGAAACTGGACACCCGCTATGTCCGCGAATGGACCCTCTGGGGCGACCTGCTCATCATCCTCAGAACCATCCCGGCGGTGCTTGCCCGCAAAGGTGCCTACTGA
- a CDS encoding HU family DNA-binding protein, with protein sequence MTIKKADLVETIARQMAPAVTKRDVARIVQLFIDELCRALQEGNRVEIRGFGVLATKVRKPKLARNPKTKAPVTVPPRRVPVFKASRLLKASLGQVQQ encoded by the coding sequence ATGACAATTAAAAAGGCGGATCTGGTTGAAACCATTGCCCGACAGATGGCACCCGCAGTTACCAAGCGGGATGTTGCCCGGATTGTCCAGCTGTTCATCGATGAACTCTGCCGGGCACTCCAGGAGGGCAACCGGGTGGAAATTCGCGGGTTCGGCGTGCTGGCAACCAAGGTGCGTAAACCCAAGCTCGCCCGCAACCCCAAGACCAAGGCACCGGTCACCGTGCCCCCGCGCCGGGTGCCGGTATTCAAGGCTTCGCGCCTGCTTAAAGCCAGTCTGGGCCAGGTTCAGCAATAA
- a CDS encoding zinc ribbon domain-containing protein, whose product MPIREFICCSCGHQFEELILSARDEKNLVCPKCGSHKLNRCFSVFGVSGAEKKVKTTGSSCSHCSSHNCSSCG is encoded by the coding sequence ATGCCGATCAGAGAATTTATCTGCTGCTCCTGTGGTCATCAGTTTGAGGAGCTGATTCTGAGCGCGCGCGATGAGAAGAACCTCGTCTGTCCCAAATGCGGCAGTCACAAACTCAACCGCTGTTTCTCGGTGTTCGGTGTCTCTGGAGCAGAGAAAAAGGTTAAAACCACCGGCTCGAGCTGCAGCCACTGTTCCAGTCACAACTGCAGCTCCTGCGGTTAA
- a CDS encoding glucose-1-phosphate thymidylyltransferase: protein MDNKDMLMRALVLCGGRGTRLRPLTWTIPKQLVPVANRPILSYVLEHLMVAGLEEVGIVVSPETGAQIQEFVGDGRRWNFRVTYIRQDEPLGLAHAVKVSRDFLGEAPFVMYLGDNLLQDGLAPGLTLFSSGGADAVIMLKEVSDPRRFGVAELKNGTVVRLVEKPAEPPSSLALVGVYIFSPVIHQVIEQLKFSARGELEITEAIQGLIEQGRRVLPIVLAGWWLDTGKKDDLLAANRQVLASLGQEEISGTVANCRITGPVRIEAGARLSNCELSGPVVIGAGCRIDHSRIGPFVSVGAGCEISGSEIEHSVILERCVISGVRRMSESLLGREVRVRASGQSGASPKLLLSDSSEVEL, encoded by the coding sequence GTGGATAATAAAGATATGCTGATGCGGGCGCTGGTGCTGTGCGGTGGCAGGGGGACAAGGCTCAGGCCCCTGACCTGGACGATTCCCAAACAGCTGGTGCCGGTGGCAAACCGGCCGATTCTTTCCTATGTGCTTGAGCATCTGATGGTTGCCGGGCTGGAGGAGGTCGGGATTGTGGTTTCCCCTGAGACCGGGGCGCAGATTCAGGAGTTTGTCGGTGATGGCCGGCGCTGGAACTTCCGGGTGACCTATATCCGCCAGGATGAACCGCTCGGCCTGGCACATGCGGTAAAGGTGAGCCGGGATTTTCTGGGGGAGGCGCCGTTTGTGATGTATCTGGGCGACAATCTGCTTCAGGACGGGCTTGCACCCGGGCTGACACTTTTTTCGTCCGGCGGTGCGGATGCGGTGATCATGCTCAAGGAGGTCAGCGACCCGCGGCGGTTCGGAGTGGCAGAGCTGAAGAACGGAACGGTGGTCCGGCTGGTGGAGAAGCCGGCAGAGCCGCCATCCAGCCTGGCGCTGGTCGGAGTTTATATCTTCTCCCCGGTGATTCATCAGGTGATTGAACAGCTTAAGTTTTCCGCCCGCGGGGAGCTGGAGATCACCGAGGCGATTCAGGGGCTGATTGAGCAGGGCAGGAGGGTACTGCCGATTGTGCTGGCGGGCTGGTGGCTGGATACTGGCAAGAAGGATGACCTGCTGGCGGCGAACCGGCAGGTGCTGGCGAGTCTGGGCCAGGAGGAGATTTCAGGCACGGTTGCCAACTGCCGGATTACCGGTCCGGTGCGGATTGAGGCGGGCGCCCGGCTGAGCAACTGCGAGCTCTCGGGTCCGGTGGTCATCGGCGCAGGGTGCAGGATTGATCACTCCCGGATCGGTCCTTTTGTTTCGGTCGGTGCCGGATGTGAGATTTCCGGTTCCGAGATTGAGCATTCGGTGATTCTGGAACGGTGTGTGATCTCCGGCGTGCGGAGGATGAGCGAGAGCCTGCTGGGCAGGGAGGTGCGGGTCCGAGCCAGTGGTCAGTCCGGTGCCAGTCCGAAACTGCTCCTTTCCGATTCCAGCGAGGTGGAGCTGTGA
- a CDS encoding dTDP-4-dehydrorhamnose 3,5-epimerase family protein has product MRPRFQELEISGVWLAPLVVHSDRRGWLAEVFRQDWFDGGAGPVHQPVMGYVSETLPGVVRGPHEHRYQTDLFVFAGPSDFLVVLWDNRAGSVTAGRRIELKLGEGSPGILLVPPGVVHGYKNIGNVAGRVLNFPDRLYRGAGGGEEVDEVRYEGCSDSPFRI; this is encoded by the coding sequence GTGAGACCCCGGTTTCAGGAGCTGGAGATTTCAGGGGTGTGGCTGGCACCGCTGGTGGTGCATTCCGACCGCCGGGGCTGGCTCGCAGAGGTTTTCCGGCAGGACTGGTTTGACGGCGGTGCGGGTCCGGTGCATCAGCCGGTGATGGGTTATGTTTCCGAAACCCTGCCGGGCGTGGTGCGCGGACCCCATGAGCACCGGTATCAGACCGACCTTTTTGTCTTTGCCGGTCCGTCCGATTTTCTGGTGGTGCTCTGGGACAACCGTGCGGGCTCGGTCACTGCCGGCAGGCGGATTGAGCTGAAGCTGGGCGAAGGCAGTCCGGGGATACTGCTGGTGCCGCCCGGAGTGGTGCACGGATATAAGAATATCGGAAATGTTGCGGGCAGGGTGCTGAATTTTCCGGACCGGCTTTACCGCGGTGCAGGCGGCGGTGAGGAGGTGGATGAGGTTCGCTATGAGGGCTGTTCGGACAGTCCGTTCCGGATCTGA
- the rfbB gene encoding dTDP-glucose 4,6-dehydratase — protein sequence MKILVTGGCGFIGSNFIRYVLKAHPDWEVVNLDALTYAGNPANLAEVAGELRYKFIHGRIEEPQTVHTAVRGCSAVINFAAETHVDRSIVEPAVFIRTNIVGTQVLVDVCREKRLSRFIQISTDEVYGSLGAEGRWTEESPLQPRSPYSASKAAADLLVLAAFRTWGVPVNIVRPSNNYGPYQYPEKLIPLAITNLLEGKKVPVYGQGENVRDWIYVEDTVRAIELVLLRGVPGEVYNVGAGAERRNIDVVRRIAALLGKGEEEIEFVPDRPGHDFRYALDTNKIRQLGWEPKVDFETGLMQTVRWYQERTSWWKALKLKLVRESKGFWS from the coding sequence ATGAAGATTCTGGTAACCGGCGGGTGTGGATTTATCGGGTCCAATTTTATCCGCTATGTTCTCAAAGCCCATCCGGACTGGGAGGTGGTGAACCTGGATGCGCTGACCTATGCAGGTAATCCGGCAAATCTGGCGGAGGTGGCGGGTGAACTGCGTTACAAGTTCATTCACGGCCGGATTGAGGAGCCGCAGACGGTGCATACCGCAGTCCGGGGCTGCAGTGCGGTCATTAATTTTGCCGCTGAAACCCATGTTGACCGCTCAATTGTTGAGCCGGCGGTTTTTATCCGGACCAATATCGTTGGCACACAGGTGCTTGTGGATGTCTGCCGGGAAAAGCGGTTGAGCCGGTTTATCCAGATTTCGACGGATGAGGTTTACGGTTCACTGGGCGCTGAGGGACGCTGGACCGAGGAGTCACCGCTTCAGCCCCGTTCCCCCTATTCCGCCTCCAAGGCAGCAGCGGATCTTCTGGTGCTGGCAGCATTCCGCACCTGGGGTGTGCCGGTCAACATCGTCCGGCCCTCAAACAACTACGGACCCTATCAGTATCCGGAGAAGCTGATTCCGCTGGCAATAACCAATCTGCTTGAGGGCAAAAAGGTGCCGGTCTACGGCCAGGGGGAGAATGTGCGGGACTGGATCTATGTTGAGGACACGGTGCGGGCGATTGAGCTGGTGCTGCTGCGGGGAGTGCCGGGTGAGGTTTACAATGTGGGGGCGGGTGCGGAGCGGAGAAACATTGATGTGGTGCGCCGGATTGCGGCACTGCTGGGCAAGGGTGAGGAGGAGATTGAGTTTGTGCCCGACCGGCCCGGCCATGACTTCCGGTATGCGCTGGATACAAACAAGATCCGGCAGCTGGGCTGGGAGCCGAAGGTTGATTTTGAGACCGGGCTGATGCAGACGGTGCGCTGGTATCAGGAGCGGACGAGCTGGTGGAAGGCGCTGAAGCTGAAGCTGGTGCGGGAATCAAAGGGGTTCTGGAGTTGA
- a CDS encoding ATP-binding protein, with amino-acid sequence MVTADDFTARVLESGIEAVDPIEVERLRRIVSARIQECAQSPEELLTRIGAIGPEGKLTVAGLLLCGREEELHRLVPGHGVIFLQMKNDVEYERRVESGKPLLALIDELWQAIEPHNRIYTLKIGLFHFEIPDYPVEVCREALLNAFTHRDYSILSPVYVRLYPDRLEISSPGGFVSDVSSENIVGHEPISRNPLLAQILQRIGLVERAGMGVKRMFQVLLSYGKEPPNYEAGADFVRVTIRSDRAEGRLDETFARFVVRCQQEGRELRLPDLLILNWLKRNREVDASEARRIICRSEREAYEVLNSMVNRGLLEQFGEKKGRVYRLSKMVYAQLRRSLSYLPFHRAELAYAETAILNYLQELPGRAEERFVTNEIVRTLLRVSPHQAGYVLAGLVKKGRLVLRGRGRAARYYPAEG; translated from the coding sequence ATGGTGACGGCAGATGATTTTACCGCCAGGGTCCTGGAATCCGGTATTGAGGCGGTGGACCCGATTGAGGTTGAACGCTTGCGCCGGATTGTCAGCGCCCGGATTCAGGAGTGTGCCCAGAGCCCGGAGGAACTGCTGACCCGTATCGGGGCGATTGGTCCGGAGGGGAAACTGACCGTTGCCGGACTGCTGCTCTGCGGCCGGGAGGAGGAGTTGCACCGGCTGGTGCCGGGTCATGGTGTGATCTTCCTGCAGATGAAGAATGATGTGGAATACGAGCGCCGGGTTGAGTCCGGAAAGCCGCTGCTGGCGCTGATTGATGAGCTGTGGCAGGCGATCGAGCCGCACAACCGAATTTACACCTTGAAGATCGGGCTGTTCCACTTTGAAATTCCCGACTATCCGGTTGAGGTCTGCCGGGAGGCACTGCTGAACGCATTTACCCATCGTGATTATTCAATCCTGAGTCCGGTCTATGTCCGGCTGTATCCGGACCGGCTGGAAATTTCATCGCCGGGCGGGTTTGTGTCCGATGTGTCCTCAGAAAATATCGTGGGCCATGAGCCGATCAGCCGCAACCCGCTCTTGGCACAGATTCTGCAGCGGATCGGGCTGGTGGAACGGGCGGGGATGGGGGTAAAGCGGATGTTTCAGGTTCTTTTGTCCTACGGGAAGGAACCGCCCAATTATGAGGCGGGCGCAGACTTCGTGCGGGTGACCATCCGTTCTGACCGTGCTGAGGGCAGGCTGGATGAGACCTTTGCCCGGTTTGTCGTCCGCTGTCAGCAGGAGGGCAGGGAGCTGAGACTGCCGGACCTGCTGATTCTGAACTGGCTGAAGCGGAACCGGGAGGTGGATGCCTCGGAGGCGCGCCGGATTATCTGCCGGTCCGAGCGGGAGGCGTATGAGGTGCTGAATTCAATGGTCAACCGCGGGCTGCTGGAGCAGTTCGGGGAGAAGAAGGGCCGGGTTTACCGGCTGTCCAAGATGGTATATGCCCAGCTGCGCCGTTCGCTGAGTTATCTGCCGTTTCACCGGGCAGAGCTGGCTTATGCGGAGACCGCAATTCTGAACTATCTGCAGGAACTGCCGGGCCGGGCTGAGGAGCGGTTCGTCACCAATGAGATTGTCCGGACTTTGCTGCGGGTTTCACCCCATCAGGCGGGCTATGTGCTTGCCGGACTGGTGAAGAAGGGACGGCTGGTGCTGAGGGGCAGGGGCAGAGCGGCAAGGTATTATCCGGCGGAAGGTTAG